One genomic window of Trichlorobacter lovleyi includes the following:
- the hslO gene encoding Hsp33 family molecular chaperone HslO — MHDHIARAMAVKGKIRAVACITTKLANDICFLQGTSPIASIALGRALSGAALVGSTLKQGQRTAIKFEGGGPLKKLIAEVEWDGAIRGTVAVPDAVAESVPAALGRAGFLTVTRDLGMKDPYTGMVQLYTSEIAEDLAYYLTDSEQVPSAMGLAVSLADDGQIAVSGGFLIQSLPPADEEAVERIMATIATLPPLTTLLKDGTTPQQLLDILLEGVEHHPLESTDLFFRCGCSRDKVERALLSLGADGLAKMIAEQGEASVTCEFCKQQYRFERSELETLSRSY; from the coding sequence ATGCATGATCATATCGCCCGCGCCATGGCGGTCAAAGGCAAGATCCGGGCTGTGGCCTGCATCACCACCAAATTGGCAAACGATATCTGTTTTCTGCAAGGCACCTCACCCATTGCTTCCATCGCGCTGGGGCGTGCCCTGTCCGGGGCAGCCCTGGTGGGGAGTACCCTCAAGCAGGGTCAACGGACCGCAATCAAGTTCGAGGGGGGCGGGCCGCTCAAAAAGTTGATCGCCGAGGTGGAGTGGGATGGTGCCATCAGGGGGACGGTGGCGGTGCCGGATGCGGTTGCCGAGAGCGTGCCTGCTGCACTGGGCAGGGCCGGATTCCTGACGGTCACCAGGGATCTGGGGATGAAAGATCCCTACACCGGCATGGTGCAGCTCTACACCAGTGAGATTGCCGAGGATCTGGCCTATTACCTGACCGACTCCGAGCAGGTCCCCTCGGCCATGGGACTGGCGGTGAGCCTGGCAGATGATGGGCAGATCGCGGTCAGCGGCGGTTTTCTGATCCAGTCGCTGCCGCCTGCCGATGAGGAGGCCGTGGAGCGGATCATGGCAACCATCGCCACACTGCCGCCACTGACCACGCTTCTGAAGGACGGCACCACACCCCAGCAGCTGCTGGATATACTGCTGGAGGGGGTGGAACACCACCCGCTGGAGTCAACGGACCTGTTCTTCCGTTGCGGCTGCTCCCGTGACAAGGTGGAGCGGGCCCTCCTGTCGCTGGGTGCGGACGGACTTGCCAAGATGATTGCCGAGCAGGGCGAGGCATCGGTCACCTGTGAATTCTGCAAGCAGCAGTACCGGTTTGAAAGGAGCGAACTTGAAACGCTCAGCAGGTCATACTAA